A single Nicotiana tabacum cultivar K326 chromosome 5, ASM71507v2, whole genome shotgun sequence DNA region contains:
- the LOC107792912 gene encoding acetylajmalan esterase: MASLSKICFFLLLITLTFHSSPSAAQTKCGITSVYQFGDSLADNGNAIRLPGVSLVFSTSKLPYGETFFKRPTGRASDGRIINDFIVSSLNLSFLNAYLNRNTSFSQGANFAVSGATALNNAFWAARNVTLRPWNKHLAAQLAWFKSHLQSTCGSNCAQTLKNSLVVLGEFGGVDYFNCFFQNKQLPEIRRYVPPVIAEITRGIRDVIQLGAARILVPGVYPFGCLPVYLNKFYVPNPLAYDPLRCLGNLNVFASYHNIQLNIALKKLQLQFPKVRIVYGDYYGALTTVLSRASSFGFNQNTLLSACCGGGGRYNYGKACGSAGATTCPNPSQYINWDGIHLTDAAHHHMADIIVKDMLPKFGCNNFKDSGILMSSY, from the coding sequence ATGGCTTCTCTATCTAAAAtatgtttctttcttttactgaTAACCTTAACCTTCCACTCTTCTCCTTCTGCTGCCCAAACAAAATGCGGCATAACTTCGGTTTACCAATTCGGTGACTCTCTAGCTGATAATGGAAATGCCATCCGTTTACCCGGCGTCTCTCTCGTATTCAGTACCAGCAAACTTCCTTATGGCGAGACCTTTTTTAAGAGACCTACAGGCCGTGCTTCAGATGGCCGTATCATTAACGACTTCATTGTCTCTTCTCTTAACCTATCCTTCCTAAATGCTTACTTGAACAGAAACACTTCTTTCAGCCAAGGCGCCAACTTCGCTGTGTCTGGCGCCACGGCATTGAATAACGCTTTCTGGGCTGCTCGTAATGTCACGTTGCGTCCTTGGAACAAGCATCTCGCTGCTCAATTAGCGTGGTTCAAATCTCATCTGCAGTCGACATGCGGCTCTAACTGTGCACAAACTCTAAAGAACTCTCTTGTAGTATTGGGTGAATTCGGTGGAGTTGACTACTTCAATTGTTTCTTCCAAAACAAGCAATTACCTGAGATCCGGAGATACGTTCCTCCTGTTATTGCCGAAATTACGAGAGGCATCAGAGATGTGATTCAGCTTGGGGCAGCTCGCATTTTGGTTCCAGGTGTTTACCCCTTTGGATGTCTACCTGTGTACCTTAACAAATTTTACGTGCCTAATCCATTGGCTTACGACCCATTACGTTGCTTGGGAAATCTAAATGTTTTCGCTTCATACCACAACATTCAGCTGAACATAGCTCTGAAAAAACTACAACTCCAGTTCCCAAAAGTTAGAATCGTTTATGGGGATTACTATGGGGCGCTTACGACTGTTCTTAGCAGAGCTTCTAGCTTTGGATTTAATCAAAACACATTGCTCTCTGCTTGTTGTGGAGGCGGCGGAAGATATAATTACGGGAAAGCATGCGGATCAGCTGGTGCTACAACTTGTCCTAATCCGTCTCAATACATCAACTGGGATGGGATTCATTTGACAGATGCAGCTCATCATCATATGGCAGATATTATCGTCAAGGACATGCTTCCGAAATTCGGGTGTAACAACTTTAAGGATTCGGGTATACTCATGTCTAGTTATTGA